One genomic region from Anabaena sp. PCC 7108 encodes:
- the glyS gene encoding glycine--tRNA ligase subunit beta codes for MPAFLLEVGTEELPASFLRNAIIQWRSRIPQSLEANSLTPEAVEVYGTPRRLAVLITGLPSQQPDKEEEIKGPPAQAAFKDGKPTPAAIGFAKKQGVEITALEIRPTEKGDFVFVQKKTVGRPVAEILTELVPQWVWNLEGKRLMRWGSGDERFSRPIRWLVALLDGDVLPLELKNGEKTVKSDSISQAHRVLHPEPVSISHATEYVNTLRSAFVTVIPEEREKVITEKVQAAAQTAGGHTVLYPDLLAEIINLVEYPSAVIGKFEPEFLQLPTEVITEVMVTHQRYFPIFKNDDNNELLPNFITISNGDPAKSDIIAVGNERVIRARLADGRFFYEADLAKPLESYLPQLEKVTFQEELGSVRAKVDRIVNIAGQISNQLQLDAPTSENIHKAALLCKADLVTQMVYEFPELQGIMGEKYALASGENSEVAKAIFEHYLPTGAGDILPATITGQVVSLADKLDTLVSIFGLGLIPTGSSDPFALRRAANSIVKITWFANLQINLVVLIEQIATNFATTFNKDAKSLISNLQEFFLQRIRTLLQEERQIDYDLVNAVLGENDPEYTERALQDLLDVRDRSLYLQQIRKDGTLDKIYETVNRSTRLAAQGDLDFQQLEPQSLVKPELFQKSSESAFYNALVELVPQTQAAQKTRNYQLLIAALEKIAPTVSTFFDGEDSVLVMDSDSNIKRNRLNLLGLLRNHARVLADFGAIVKNL; via the coding sequence ATGCCTGCATTTTTATTAGAAGTTGGTACAGAAGAACTACCTGCAAGTTTTCTGCGTAATGCCATCATACAATGGCGATCGCGCATTCCCCAAAGTCTGGAAGCAAATAGTCTGACTCCAGAAGCGGTTGAGGTTTATGGAACTCCTCGAAGGTTAGCGGTTTTAATCACCGGTTTACCGTCTCAACAACCAGACAAGGAAGAAGAAATTAAGGGACCACCCGCACAAGCAGCTTTTAAAGATGGTAAACCCACACCAGCAGCAATAGGTTTTGCTAAAAAACAAGGTGTGGAAATCACAGCTTTAGAAATTCGTCCCACGGAAAAAGGGGATTTTGTCTTTGTTCAGAAAAAGACAGTTGGCCGTCCAGTTGCGGAAATTTTAACAGAATTGGTTCCCCAGTGGGTTTGGAATTTGGAAGGAAAGCGGTTAATGCGTTGGGGAAGCGGAGATGAAAGATTTTCTCGCCCCATTCGTTGGTTGGTAGCTTTGTTAGATGGGGATGTTTTGCCGTTAGAATTAAAGAATGGCGAAAAGACTGTGAAGAGCGATAGCATTTCTCAAGCACATCGCGTTTTACATCCCGAACCTGTCAGCATTTCCCACGCAACAGAATATGTAAATACTCTCCGTTCGGCTTTTGTGACTGTCATTCCTGAAGAACGAGAAAAAGTCATCACCGAAAAAGTCCAAGCCGCAGCCCAAACAGCAGGTGGACATACAGTTCTTTACCCAGATTTATTAGCAGAAATCATCAATCTTGTTGAATATCCTTCCGCAGTTATCGGTAAATTTGAACCAGAATTTTTGCAATTACCAACTGAAGTAATTACAGAAGTCATGGTTACGCACCAACGTTATTTTCCCATCTTCAAAAATGACGATAATAATGAATTGTTGCCAAATTTTATCACAATTTCTAACGGTGATCCAGCAAAATCAGATATCATTGCTGTCGGAAATGAAAGAGTAATTCGGGCGCGTTTAGCAGATGGCAGATTTTTCTATGAAGCTGATTTAGCTAAACCGTTAGAAAGCTATTTACCCCAATTAGAAAAAGTCACTTTCCAAGAAGAGTTAGGTTCTGTCCGTGCGAAGGTAGATAGAATAGTGAATATTGCTGGACAAATCAGCAACCAATTACAATTAGATGCACCAACAAGCGAGAATATTCACAAAGCCGCATTATTATGTAAAGCAGATTTAGTCACGCAAATGGTGTATGAATTCCCCGAATTACAAGGAATTATGGGAGAAAAATACGCCTTAGCTAGTGGGGAAAATAGCGAAGTCGCAAAAGCGATTTTTGAGCATTATTTACCTACAGGTGCAGGTGATATTTTACCCGCAACTATTACAGGCCAAGTTGTCAGTCTAGCCGATAAATTAGATACTTTAGTGAGTATCTTTGGTTTAGGTTTAATTCCCACCGGTTCATCTGATCCTTTTGCTTTACGTCGTGCGGCTAATTCGATAGTTAAAATTACTTGGTTTGCAAATTTGCAAATTAATTTAGTGGTTCTAATTGAGCAAATAGCCACAAATTTTGCTACCACTTTTAACAAAGATGCAAAATCCTTAATTTCCAACTTGCAAGAATTTTTCCTGCAACGTATCCGCACCTTATTACAAGAAGAAAGACAGATTGATTATGACTTGGTAAATGCGGTATTGGGAGAAAATGACCCAGAATACACAGAACGTGCTTTACAGGATTTATTAGATGTACGCGATCGCTCTCTCTATTTACAACAAATCCGCAAAGACGGTACATTAGATAAAATCTACGAAACCGTTAACCGTTCTACCCGTCTCGCAGCACAAGGTGATTTAGACTTTCAACAGCTAGAACCACAATCCCTTGTGAAACCAGAACTCTTCCAAAAGTCTTCTGAATCTGCATTCTATAACGCCCTAGTAGAATTAGTTCCACAAACTCAAGCAGCCCAAAAAACCCGCAATTATCAACTGTTAATAGCCGCACTGGAAAAAATCGCGCCCACCGTCAGTACCTTCTTTGATGGTGAAGATAGCGTTTTAGTCATGGACTCAGATTCAAACATCAAGCGAAATCGGTTAAATTTGCTGGGATTATTGCGAAATCATGCTCGTGTTTTAGCTGATTTTGGGGCGATTGTGAAAAATCTGTAG
- a CDS encoding heavy metal translocating P-type ATPase: MLYSQRFQQFTTEHADAVAAMLCGFLLFLGWFALHLNWLGLALLLLPAAYVIGGYESAREGLTTLFKEKELDVDLLMIVAALGAASLGLWKREYHLIIDGAILILIFAISGALEGYAMRRTERSIRSLMSLTADTARVLRQGSEEMVSISELRVGDEIVVKPGEIIPTDGLILSGYSTLNQAAITGESLPVEKTVGEEVFAGSLNGYGALKLQVHKPAESSLIQRVIKLVEQAQTEAPPSQEFIEKFERGYARLIVIAGILLAILPPFIWGWDWETTIYRALTFLVVASPCALMAAIMPTLLSGIANGARRGILFKNGSQLEMIGKVRAIAFDKTGTLTTGLVKVSQVIASEEFTHNDVLTAAASVESASEHPIAKAIIQAAAELKCQRAIEAQAIPGQGIIGIVDEQKIIVGNRAFIHKYVTNLPAALQQTAQGWEDEGKTVVWVAQENSQSGITNCLGIIAIADEVREEATATIHQLRKLGIEEIVMLTGDNHRTAQTVAKLVGIDRVYAELLPEDKLDVIRSLQKHYQTVAMVGDGINDAPALAQASVGIAMGVAGSDVALETADIVLMADNLEKIAVAMKLGKRSQSIIKQNITVALGFIVLLLIGNFFGNINLPMGVIGHEGSTVLVTLSGLRLLKR; encoded by the coding sequence ATGCTTTATTCCCAACGGTTTCAACAATTCACTACAGAACACGCTGACGCAGTTGCCGCAATGCTTTGTGGTTTCCTGCTATTTCTCGGCTGGTTTGCTTTACATCTCAACTGGTTGGGTTTGGCGTTGCTGCTGCTACCGGCTGCTTATGTCATTGGTGGCTATGAAAGCGCTCGTGAGGGGCTAACTACTCTTTTTAAAGAAAAAGAACTAGACGTAGATTTGCTGATGATAGTGGCGGCGCTAGGGGCTGCTAGTTTGGGATTATGGAAACGGGAATATCATCTAATTATTGATGGCGCGATTTTAATTCTCATTTTTGCTATTAGTGGCGCTTTGGAAGGTTACGCTATGCGTCGCACAGAACGCAGTATCCGCAGTTTGATGAGTTTGACAGCAGATACAGCGCGGGTTCTGCGTCAAGGAAGTGAAGAAATGGTTTCTATCTCTGAGTTACGGGTGGGAGATGAAATAGTTGTGAAACCGGGGGAAATAATTCCTACTGACGGGTTGATTTTATCTGGTTACAGTACTTTAAATCAAGCGGCGATTACGGGGGAATCTTTACCTGTAGAAAAAACGGTGGGAGAGGAAGTTTTTGCAGGTAGTCTCAACGGTTATGGGGCGTTAAAGTTGCAAGTACACAAACCTGCGGAAAGTAGTTTAATTCAACGGGTAATTAAGTTAGTTGAACAAGCGCAAACAGAAGCACCACCTTCTCAAGAGTTTATTGAAAAATTTGAACGGGGCTATGCGCGGTTAATTGTGATTGCGGGAATATTATTAGCAATTTTACCGCCGTTTATTTGGGGTTGGGATTGGGAAACTACGATTTATCGGGCGTTAACTTTTTTGGTGGTAGCTTCTCCTTGTGCTTTAATGGCAGCGATAATGCCTACTTTACTATCTGGAATTGCTAATGGTGCAAGAAGGGGAATTTTGTTTAAAAATGGCTCTCAATTGGAGATGATTGGGAAAGTTAGAGCGATCGCATTTGATAAAACTGGTACTCTAACTACAGGACTGGTAAAAGTCTCTCAGGTAATCGCATCTGAGGAATTTACTCACAACGATGTATTAACAGCAGCAGCATCTGTAGAATCGGCTTCTGAACATCCCATTGCTAAGGCAATTATTCAAGCTGCGGCTGAGTTAAAATGCCAACGGGCAATTGAAGCACAAGCTATACCAGGACAGGGTATTATTGGTATTGTAGATGAACAAAAGATCATTGTCGGGAATAGGGCTTTTATTCATAAGTATGTGACTAATTTACCCGCAGCTTTGCAACAAACGGCGCAAGGTTGGGAAGATGAGGGTAAAACTGTGGTTTGGGTAGCCCAGGAAAATTCTCAATCAGGAATTACCAATTGTTTGGGTATAATTGCGATCGCAGATGAAGTTCGAGAAGAAGCAACTGCAACTATTCACCAATTGCGGAAGTTGGGAATTGAAGAAATTGTCATGTTAACTGGGGATAATCACAGAACCGCCCAAACTGTGGCTAAGTTGGTGGGAATTGATCGAGTGTATGCAGAGCTTTTGCCAGAAGATAAACTAGATGTAATTCGTAGTCTCCAGAAACATTATCAGACTGTGGCTATGGTAGGGGATGGTATAAATGATGCACCTGCTTTAGCCCAAGCTTCTGTCGGTATTGCAATGGGTGTAGCTGGTAGTGATGTGGCCTTGGAAACCGCAGATATAGTATTGATGGCGGATAATTTAGAAAAGATTGCGGTGGCGATGAAATTGGGTAAGCGATCGCAATCTATAATCAAACAAAATATCACTGTAGCTTTGGGTTTTATTGTTTTACTCTTAATTGGTAACTTTTTCGGGAATATTAACCTCCCTATGGGCGTTATCGGCCATGAAGGTTCAACGGTATTAGTGACTTTAAGTGGTTTAAGGTTATTAAAAAGATAA
- a CDS encoding precorrin-8X methylmutase, whose translation MNTACLTIKEFTEAVGGGITPRMVRHYHQLGLLPQAVRSLSNYRLYSQQDVIRLQRIVTLKQQGFQLNHIRHILEVEPEAETNQNLIGRLQQQYQAIIQQISQLRQTASALESLLGRDEHCQIIQTEVLSQIKLLESDTQAGLGGLEQLWSQLDAEVHNHSEVFPESLQRLLPDLSNRSEIEQHLISQLVLACGDVSLVSFLRLSREAIAASRKALKSGCEIIVDLPTVAAALDQTRLAHLGCLVTTLIDNSHITTVTEAEQAFWQHQQWRETLLQLNTGAILVVGYAPSVLLEICTALKNQKIQPALVIGMPIGFSHAPAAKRQLMEQNIPFITIEGNLGGGLLATTVLNALVESLIDKPDCHCYLKETLV comes from the coding sequence ATGAATACAGCTTGCTTAACTATCAAAGAGTTTACTGAAGCGGTAGGTGGTGGAATTACACCGCGCATGGTGAGACATTATCATCAATTAGGGTTATTACCCCAAGCTGTGCGATCGCTTAGTAATTATCGCCTATACAGCCAACAAGATGTGATCCGATTACAAAGAATTGTTACACTCAAACAGCAAGGTTTTCAACTCAACCACATTCGACACATTTTGGAAGTTGAACCAGAAGCAGAAACAAATCAGAATTTAATCGGGCGACTACAACAACAATATCAGGCAATAATACAACAAATTTCTCAATTGCGACAAACTGCCTCGGCTTTAGAAAGTTTGTTGGGGAGAGATGAACATTGTCAAATCATACAAACCGAAGTTCTATCCCAAATTAAGTTACTGGAAAGTGACACCCAAGCGGGTTTAGGTGGACTGGAACAACTTTGGAGTCAGTTAGACGCTGAAGTTCACAACCATTCAGAAGTATTCCCCGAATCCTTACAACGCTTATTACCTGATTTATCCAATCGTTCGGAAATTGAACAACATCTGATTTCCCAATTGGTTTTAGCTTGCGGTGATGTGAGTTTAGTATCTTTCTTGCGGTTGAGTCGGGAAGCCATAGCAGCCAGTCGTAAAGCCCTAAAATCTGGTTGTGAGATTATTGTCGATCTTCCCACTGTTGCCGCTGCCTTAGATCAAACTCGATTAGCTCATTTGGGATGTCTAGTCACAACTTTAATCGATAATTCTCATATTACCACTGTCACAGAAGCAGAACAAGCATTTTGGCAGCATCAACAATGGCGAGAAACATTGCTGCAACTAAATACGGGGGCTATACTGGTTGTTGGTTATGCTCCCTCAGTATTGCTGGAGATATGTACAGCCCTTAAAAACCAAAAAATTCAGCCTGCATTAGTGATAGGAATGCCGATTGGCTTTAGTCATGCACCCGCAGCCAAGCGACAACTTATGGAACAAAACATCCCTTTTATCACTATTGAAGGAAATTTAGGTGGTGGATTATTAGCTACTACTGTTCTGAATGCCTTGGTAGAGTCGCTGATTGATAAACCCGATTGTCATTGTTACCTCAAGGAAACTCTCGTATAA
- a CDS encoding substrate-binding domain-containing protein, with the protein MSQQEKKQSVIVSLALSLALATIPWAVNFLISKPVLAESTNDVAAFSLPQTVENGTTVRIDGSNTLLMINQNLKDDFEKKFSGTKVEVSVNGTDAALQALLDGKIDIAAIARKLTPAEQAQGLEQVNLHREKIAIVVGANNPFKGGLTSEQFAKIFRGEITDWSELGGSAGKIRFIDHPATSDTRNSFRNYPAFKSQEFATGANAIQVTDDNIAQIIKGLGTDGISYVMDNQVSVLPDVRKLKVQEISPDNPKYPFSQSLVYVYKQNPSPGVASFLGFTTATPGKKAIEAARNSEASAIAARALQSFSTETTTSSTPAATPIATASSNENPSETSSTNLKSGNEQQLVTPWDNNPIGQRNIVLWIALSLLPIVGLGGFLTWWVRGKQQSISENTTGLEVDTSQESVLETTPDEFSFLPSANDTNLTNGTSHHNQNTTSTVSNTEEDFIFADTDNLGSGVTAIAVKEKNTAVENKNQVEIYNQTIALDCGEVVWDTEAPVAVVKTPYPQVPNILEPPFDVELPIEDLTSSLLELLDETVENSNQHSTTSLSELLDETVENSNQHSTTLLSELLDETVENSNQHSTTLLSELLDETVENSNQHSTTLLSELLDETVENSNQHSTTSLSELLNAAAEDTNPYSTTSLLEVLGVLANSANDESNTSLLDLLGVLTTSTDGESNTSLLKLLTVPTSTSPQDSTASLSELLGLSPESLDVELPIAEIKHSLPDLSNELEELFNTSDEETEVKANLTEEITNLSDVIGDGSIIFTPRTPKWAYVSWYVSEFQKQALQNKGGHFLAVRLYDVTDIDLSYQIPQLVQQYECDEATHDRYVAIPQGNRDYMTEIGYVTYADTWLCIARSGIVRVFSRSSADFWLVTDTELVIQGATEPGATITINGKSLRLQSDGTFHFRVPFSDNLLNYLITATSANGGQSQTISKKFSQEISES; encoded by the coding sequence ATGTCGCAACAAGAAAAAAAACAGAGTGTAATTGTTAGTTTGGCTTTATCACTAGCCTTAGCTACCATTCCCTGGGCAGTAAACTTCTTAATTTCCAAACCTGTATTGGCAGAATCTACAAATGATGTGGCCGCTTTCTCACTGCCGCAAACAGTGGAGAATGGAACTACAGTGCGGATTGATGGTTCCAACACCTTGTTGATGATTAACCAAAACCTCAAAGATGACTTTGAAAAAAAGTTCTCTGGAACAAAAGTAGAAGTGAGTGTTAATGGAACTGATGCTGCACTACAAGCTTTGCTAGATGGCAAAATAGACATAGCAGCGATCGCTCGTAAATTAACACCAGCAGAACAAGCCCAAGGTTTAGAACAAGTCAATTTACACCGAGAAAAGATTGCCATTGTAGTTGGTGCAAACAATCCTTTTAAAGGTGGTTTAACTAGTGAACAATTCGCCAAGATTTTTCGGGGAGAAATCACAGACTGGTCAGAACTAGGAGGATCTGCTGGTAAAATTCGGTTTATCGATCATCCAGCAACTAGCGATACTCGGAATTCTTTTCGCAACTACCCAGCCTTTAAATCTCAGGAATTTGCCACAGGTGCTAATGCCATTCAAGTAACTGATGATAATATTGCCCAAATTATCAAAGGATTAGGCACAGACGGCATCAGCTATGTTATGGATAATCAGGTATCAGTGTTGCCTGATGTGCGAAAACTAAAAGTACAGGAAATCTCCCCAGACAATCCTAAATATCCCTTTTCCCAGTCTTTAGTTTACGTTTATAAGCAAAATCCCAGCCCTGGAGTGGCTAGTTTTCTCGGTTTTACAACTGCAACCCCCGGAAAAAAAGCGATAGAAGCAGCTAGAAATTCTGAAGCATCTGCGATCGCCGCCCGTGCATTACAAAGCTTTAGTACAGAAACTACCACAAGTTCTACACCAGCTGCTACACCCATAGCTACTGCTTCATCCAATGAGAATCCATCAGAGACTTCATCTACCAACCTTAAGTCAGGTAACGAGCAGCAGTTAGTCACTCCTTGGGACAATAATCCTATTGGACAAAGGAATATAGTACTTTGGATAGCTTTATCTTTGTTACCAATTGTTGGCTTAGGTGGTTTTTTAACTTGGTGGGTACGGGGAAAACAACAATCAATCAGTGAAAACACAACTGGCTTGGAAGTTGATACTTCTCAGGAATCGGTTTTAGAAACAACACCTGATGAATTTAGCTTTCTTCCCTCTGCTAACGACACTAATCTTACTAACGGAACATCTCACCACAATCAAAATACGACATCAACCGTATCTAATACAGAAGAAGATTTCATTTTCGCTGATACTGACAACTTAGGATCTGGTGTAACAGCCATAGCTGTTAAAGAAAAAAACACCGCAGTAGAAAATAAAAATCAGGTAGAAATTTATAATCAGACAATTGCTCTTGATTGTGGTGAAGTTGTCTGGGACACAGAAGCACCAGTAGCTGTTGTTAAGACTCCCTATCCTCAAGTTCCAAATATTTTAGAACCGCCATTCGATGTAGAACTGCCAATAGAGGATCTCACCAGTTCTCTCTTAGAATTGCTAGATGAGACAGTAGAAAACTCTAATCAACATTCCACAACTTCGCTTTCAGAATTACTAGATGAGACAGTAGAAAACTCCAATCAACACTCTACAACTCTGCTTTCAGAATTACTAGATGAGACAGTAGAAAACTCCAATCAACACTCTACAACTCTGCTTTCAGAATTACTAGATGAGACAGTAGAAAACTCCAATCAACACTCTACAACTCTGCTTTCAGAATTACTAGATGAGACAGTAGAAAACTCCAATCAACACTCTACAACTTCGCTTTCAGAATTACTAAATGCGGCAGCAGAGGACACTAATCCATATTCTACAACTTCGCTATTAGAAGTACTTGGTGTGTTAGCAAACTCAGCTAATGATGAGTCTAATACTTCACTGTTAGATTTGCTTGGTGTTCTCACAACATCTACAGATGGAGAGTCCAACACTTCACTATTAAAATTACTGACTGTACCCACATCAACATCTCCTCAAGATTCCACAGCTTCGCTTTCAGAATTATTGGGTTTGTCACCAGAATCATTAGATGTAGAACTACCAATAGCGGAGATAAAACATTCACTACCTGACTTATCAAATGAATTAGAAGAGTTATTCAATACCTCAGATGAAGAAACTGAAGTTAAGGCTAACTTGACAGAAGAAATTACCAATTTGTCAGATGTGATCGGTGATGGTAGTATTATCTTCACACCCCGCACTCCCAAATGGGCTTATGTTTCTTGGTATGTTTCTGAGTTTCAGAAACAAGCACTGCAGAATAAAGGCGGCCATTTCTTAGCAGTGCGACTATATGATGTCACTGATATTGACCTCAGTTACCAAATTCCCCAGTTAGTTCAACAGTATGAATGTGACGAAGCAACACATGATCGTTATGTGGCTATTCCCCAAGGAAATCGTGACTACATGACTGAAATAGGTTATGTTACTTATGCTGATACCTGGTTATGTATAGCTCGTTCTGGTATTGTTCGTGTATTCAGTCGTTCTAGTGCAGATTTTTGGCTGGTTACGGATACTGAGCTAGTTATTCAAGGAGCAACAGAACCTGGTGCAACTATTACCATCAATGGTAAAAGCCTTAGACTCCAATCTGATGGCACTTTCCATTTTCGTGTTCCCTTTTCAGATAACTTACTCAACTATCTGATCACAGCAACCTCTGCTAACGGAGGACAAAGTCAAACTATCTCTAAGAAGTTCTCTCAGGAAATTTCAGAGAGTTAG
- the nadC gene encoding carboxylating nicotinate-nucleotide diphosphorylase codes for MEKHVVAVLPPFLVLDKLLQSWLLEDIGRGDRTTQSLLSHSATPGQAKWVAKAPGIIAGLPVAARVFQLLNEKVNFVSITNEGAKCEPGQVVAEINGSLDALLMGERVALNLAMRLSGIATLTNIYVEKIADLPTQLVDTRKTTPGLRILEKYATAIGGAINHRMGLDDAVMIKDNHIVAAGGIGQAITRVRSQIPYPLTIEVETESLAQVEEALQHKANIIMLDNMPLEMMREAVQLIRKQDSDVKIEASGNVTLATIHGVAETGIDYISSSAPITQSRWLDLSMRMS; via the coding sequence ATGGAGAAACACGTCGTGGCTGTACTACCACCTTTTTTGGTGCTAGATAAATTGTTGCAAAGTTGGTTGTTGGAAGATATTGGTAGAGGCGATCGCACTACTCAATCTCTTTTATCGCACAGTGCAACACCCGGACAAGCTAAATGGGTAGCGAAAGCGCCAGGGATAATTGCTGGTTTACCAGTTGCAGCGAGGGTGTTTCAGCTTTTGAATGAGAAAGTTAACTTTGTCTCCATAACAAATGAAGGTGCAAAGTGTGAACCGGGACAGGTGGTGGCAGAAATTAACGGTTCCTTGGATGCTCTGTTGATGGGGGAACGGGTGGCGCTGAACTTAGCGATGCGGTTAAGTGGCATTGCAACTTTGACTAATATATATGTAGAGAAAATAGCAGATTTACCTACTCAGTTGGTGGATACACGCAAAACCACACCGGGATTAAGAATCCTAGAAAAGTACGCTACGGCTATAGGTGGTGCGATTAATCACCGGATGGGTTTAGATGATGCGGTAATGATTAAGGATAATCACATTGTAGCTGCTGGTGGAATTGGACAAGCTATAACCCGTGTTCGTTCCCAGATTCCTTATCCTCTAACAATTGAGGTGGAAACAGAAAGTTTGGCACAGGTAGAAGAAGCGTTACAGCATAAAGCTAATATTATCATGTTGGATAATATGCCTTTGGAAATGATGCGTGAGGCAGTGCAGTTGATTCGTAAGCAGGATAGTGATGTCAAGATTGAAGCTTCGGGAAATGTTACTTTGGCGACTATTCACGGTGTAGCAGAAACTGGGATTGACTATATTTCTAGTAGTGCGCCAATTACCCAATCGAGGTGGTTGGATTTGAGTATGAGGATGAGTTAA